The Chiloscyllium plagiosum isolate BGI_BamShark_2017 unplaced genomic scaffold, ASM401019v2 scaf_49194, whole genome shotgun sequence genome segment CCAGCACTCCCTTGCAGGTTGCCCCTCCCAGCCCCTCACCTTGCTTCACCTCTCCACTGCGACGTTTCTGTGGCCATCGATCAGTCGGGACAGCCCTCTGCTCTGCCGTCCTGAGCAAAGCTGTGCCTCTCCCTGGCACTCAGCGGAGGAGACATGTTCTGTCCCTCACCAACACTGGAATGGAGCAGAGGCCACAGAGGGTGACTATCCCAGGATAACCTGCACCTTACCACCACCTTTCCATTCCAGCCTCTCCCAACCCCCCCCACACCTGAGAAGAGTGGGGGGGAGACTCTCCCCAGCCCATGACCAATCCCCCCACAAGTCCATCTGGATAGGTCCTGGCTCTCTCTGTTCTCACTCTCCATGCCGTGTGAGCGAGTGTGGTTCTGAGGGGTGAATTCAGGGCTTGGGGCTCCTGCTGGCTACAGAGTCCCCCCTTTGCCTTCAGCTGAGGCCCACTTCCCAGCAGAGATACTGAAAGCGATTCCATTGGACAGATCCAGGGTTGCCAATTGGCTCAGCCCCACGAGTGGGCATGTCACCTTGCTGACAACAGACCGTCATTGGGCTGGAGCTGGAGGACCCGAGGGGGTGGGTTACAGCCTCTGCGCTTGGCTGGGTTGACAGGGGCTCGGCTGGTTCTGGGGAATCGCGAATCAGTGACAAAGACCTTTGCTGATGTTGTCTCATTGGTGTCTTTCTGCCTTTTATTCCCCCACTCACCCTGTGATGTGGAAATCATTCATACCACACCCTGACATCTCACCTCATCACTTCACAAACACACATCATCTCCTCAAATGATCCAACCATCGCCTCACCGTGCCCTCccttctctcaatctctctccctcattcACTCCTTCTCCTTTACACTTTCCTCCATTTGCCTATATCTTCTTGTCTCGTTCCCTCGTTCTCTTCCCCTTCCTTTTCCGCTTcctcctctccctatctctctctcgccTTCTTTTCCACAaactctttttctctgtctctcacatgctccatcaccatcactgtcCTTGCTCCTAATCCTCATTCGCTCCCCTACTGCCTACTCACTACCTCCCTTTCTGTGTgcgtatctctctctctctctcccccccatcTCActgcctccttctctctctctcaaacacacacactgccTTTTtctcatctctccctctctctgtctatctcactgcttccttctttctctctctctgtgtatgtcACTGCTGcttctgtctctccctgtctctgtctttctcacttcctccactctctctttctttctctctctcacttcttCCTTCGCTCTCCTTGTCTGTCTCACTGCCTACTTCCCTCTCTCATTGCCTCCTTTgccctctctttctgtctcttctctctgcctccatctctctctctctctctctctctgtctgccctcTCCCGATCGCTGTGTGTCACCATTGTTACCCTGTACCCCTGGCCATGTACAGCTCACTGCCCTGTTACCAGCGCAGCAGCAGCTCCTGCTACAACAGGCACAGGCGCAGTTGTTGGCAGCTGCAGTCCAGCAGAGCAATGCAGCGGCCGTTTCCCAGCATTCCGCTCATGAGCTGCAGCAACCCAGCAGCCAGCAGCAGCCAGCAGCGTTAGCACTATCGCAACCAATCCAAATTACTGCCCAGGTAAGCAtggctcacacacacacgcatgcacaaacacacacacagcagcgTTAGCACTATCGCAACCAATCCAAATTACTGCCCAGGTAAggactgtatacacacacacacacacacacacacacacacacatacacatacacatacaggtAAggactgtatacacacacacacacacacacgcacacacatacatacacccacacatacacacaaacacacacacactcagagcaGCGTTAGCACTATCGCAACCAATCCAAATTACTGCCCAGGTAAggactgcacacacacacaccaaattaCTGCCCAGGTAAggactgcacacacacacacacacacacacacacagcagcgTTAGCACTATCGCAACCAATCCAAATTACTGCCCAGGTAAGgactgtatacacacacaaacacacacacactcactcagagcAGCGTTTGCACTATCGCAACCAATCCAAATTACTGCCCAGGTAAggactgtatacacacacacactcactcagagcAGCGTTAGCACTATCGCAGCCAATCCAAATTACTGCCCAGGTAAggactgtatacacacacacacacacacacactcactcagagcAGCGTTAGCACTATCGCAGCCAATCCAAATTACTGCCCAGGTAAggactgcacacacacacagacacacccacacatacacacacacacacacacacacacacacaccagcgtTAGGACTATTGCAGCCAATCCAAATTACTGCCCAGGTAAGCAtggcacacacacacgtacacacccacacccactcgTGCACgcatacatacatatacacaagCTCACGCTGACTcaagcacacacacgcacaaacatgcacacacacatacactgccTCTCACATGCACagactcatacactcacacacacactcacacaaactcacactctcccacacacactcacaatctcGCATGCTTACACACACAGTCTCAACACtgtcacgcacacacatacacgctcACTCATTCAT includes the following:
- the LOC122545842 gene encoding POU domain, class 2, transcription factor 1-like; its protein translation is FKTDNARASPQPPTQMPQQQQSHLPQAQLMLASSQLAGLTALLPAQQQLLLQQAQAQLLAAAVQQSNAAAVSQHSAHELQQPSSQQQPAALALSQPIQITAQ